In the genome of Candidatus Reidiella endopervernicosa, one region contains:
- a CDS encoding MBL fold metallo-hydrolase yields MKGKPGIATDNQGFISNAGVVITDEGIVVVDALGTPSLAHKLLGEIRKISDKPIVKVIVAHYHADHILGLQVYKDLGAEVVAPTGSEKYLNSDVSTNRLEERRVSLFPWVDEDTRLVFPDRYIDKGESFQLGGVTIQLTMVGDAHSDADLMVYVENDRVLYSGDVIFEGRIPYVGSANTKHWLKVLQEMERKELAALVPGHGR; encoded by the coding sequence GTGAAGGGCAAACCGGGGATCGCCACTGACAATCAGGGCTTCATCTCCAACGCCGGTGTGGTGATCACGGATGAGGGTATCGTTGTTGTCGATGCACTCGGCACTCCATCGCTGGCGCACAAGCTCCTCGGTGAAATACGTAAGATCAGTGACAAACCGATCGTTAAGGTCATCGTTGCCCACTATCACGCCGACCACATCCTCGGCTTGCAGGTATATAAGGATCTCGGTGCCGAGGTTGTCGCGCCCACCGGCTCTGAGAAATATCTCAACTCAGATGTTTCGACCAACCGACTCGAAGAGCGTCGTGTTTCGCTCTTCCCATGGGTTGATGAAGATACCCGTCTCGTTTTTCCTGACCGTTACATCGATAAGGGTGAAAGTTTTCAGTTGGGAGGCGTTACGATCCAGCTAACCATGGTTGGAGATGCCCACTCCGATGCAGACCTGATGGTCTATGTCGAGAACGATCGGGTGCTCTACTCGGGTGATGTGATCTTCGAGGGTCGTATCCCATATGTCGGAAGCGCCAACACCAAACATTGGCTCAAGGTGCTTCAGGAGATGGAACGTAAAGAGCTTGCCGCGCTGGTACCGGGGCATGGACGGTGA
- a CDS encoding response regulator, translated as MNDLVGSNDIVTDDVPVLQSATLLFVDDEPNIVSSLRRLFRPLGYKILTANNGEEGLAVLEQNSVYLVISDMRMPVMDGATFLAKAAERWPDTMRILLTGYADMESTISAINQGKIYKYFSKPWEDNDITLG; from the coding sequence ATGAATGATCTTGTTGGTAGTAACGATATCGTGACAGACGATGTGCCGGTTTTGCAATCAGCCACACTACTATTTGTTGATGATGAACCGAATATCGTCTCATCCTTACGCCGTCTGTTTCGTCCGTTAGGTTACAAGATACTGACTGCAAACAATGGTGAAGAGGGGCTTGCTGTACTTGAACAGAATAGTGTCTATCTGGTGATCTCAGACATGAGAATGCCGGTGATGGATGGTGCAACCTTTCTCGCTAAGGCAGCGGAACGCTGGCCCGACACCATGCGAATTCTTCTGACCGGATACGCTGATATGGAATCGACTATATCGGCGATCAATCAGGGAAAAATATATAAATACTTTAGTAAACCCTGGGAAGATAACGACATCACACTGGGGTGA
- a CDS encoding sensor histidine kinase gives MNILVNAAHAIEKRGVITIHTTTDRDGVLIVFEDDGKGMDEQTQARIFDPFYTTKPVGEGTGLGMSLSYNIIQKHGGTITVESQIGKGTRFLIWLPVKQSESKAVD, from the coding sequence ATGAATATCCTGGTTAACGCGGCACACGCTATTGAGAAGCGAGGTGTGATCACCATCCATACAACGACTGATCGGGATGGGGTTTTGATTGTGTTTGAAGACGACGGTAAAGGAATGGATGAGCAGACGCAGGCGCGAATTTTCGATCCCTTCTATACAACCAAGCCGGTTGGCGAGGGTACAGGGCTCGGTATGTCGCTCTCCTATAATATTATTCAGAAACACGGTGGTACGATCACTGTAGAGAGTCAGATTGGTAAAGGGACGCGATTCCTGATCTGGTTGCCTGTTAAGCAGAGTGAGTCGAAGGCGGTTGATTGA
- a CDS encoding histidine kinase dimerization/phospho-acceptor domain-containing protein, translating into MLHDAQSQLLQSEKMASIGQLAAGVAHEINNPVGYVTSNISTLREYMADMFKLLELYERGELKINDEATVEAIKTQKEQVDINYLKKDLVDLLDESEEGLRVLRRSYRI; encoded by the coding sequence ATGCTGCATGATGCACAAAGCCAGCTACTACAGTCAGAAAAGATGGCGAGTATTGGTCAGCTTGCAGCGGGTGTGGCACACGAGATTAATAATCCTGTCGGTTATGTTACGTCTAATATCAGTACTCTGCGTGAATATATGGCTGACATGTTTAAATTGTTAGAACTATATGAACGGGGAGAACTCAAGATTAATGATGAAGCCACGGTTGAGGCGATTAAGACACAAAAAGAGCAGGTTGACATTAATTATCTGAAAAAGGACCTGGTTGATCTCCTGGATGAGTCTGAGGAGGGGTTACGCGTGTTAAGAAGATCGTACAGGATCTAA
- a CDS encoding ATP-binding protein, with the protein MNESEEGVIRVKKIVQDLKDFSHAGEDEWQWADIHQGIDSTLNIVHNEVKYKAEVIKEYGDLPRIECIIVQLNQVIMNMLVNAAHSIEERGTITVRTGTEREGVWVEIEDTGKGMDEETQRRIFDPFYTTKPVGKGRVSVFRSYSIIQKHNGTISVESELGSGTKFRIWLPESQSESEADAIMAD; encoded by the coding sequence TTGAATGAGTCGGAAGAGGGAGTAATTAGGGTTAAGAAAATTGTCCAGGACCTGAAGGATTTCTCACATGCTGGTGAGGATGAGTGGCAGTGGGCAGATATTCATCAAGGGATTGATAGCACGCTGAATATTGTTCATAACGAGGTTAAGTACAAAGCTGAAGTGATCAAGGAGTATGGGGATCTGCCGAGAATAGAATGCATTATTGTCCAACTTAATCAGGTGATAATGAATATGCTGGTAAACGCAGCGCACTCGATTGAGGAGCGCGGTACGATCACGGTTAGAACGGGTACAGAGCGTGAGGGAGTATGGGTGGAAATTGAGGATACTGGCAAAGGTATGGATGAGGAGACGCAGCGACGAATATTCGACCCTTTCTACACCACTAAACCCGTTGGGAAGGGACGGGTCTCGGTCTTTCGCTCATATAGCATTATTCAGAAACATAACGGAACGATCTCAGTCGAGAGTGAGCTTGGGTCTGGAACGAAATTTCGTATCTGGTTGCCGGAGTCACAGTCTGAGAGTGAAGCGGATGCCATCATGGCTGATTGA
- a CDS encoding histidine kinase dimerization/phospho-acceptor domain-containing protein, with protein MPQRFVAGHRQHVERFATSTDDYKSMESRSEVAGKRKDGSEFPAGASVSKQNIAGHPMYTVIMREMTLQRAAEKALINEKEEQAALIKQLQEAQAQLLQSEKMASIGQLAAGVAHEINNPVGYITSNIGALRNYLNDLFKMLQLYEQCEQMISDDASADEIIRLKKELDLD; from the coding sequence TTGCCACAACGATTTGTTGCTGGTCATAGGCAGCATGTAGAACGGTTTGCTACATCGACTGATGACTATAAATCGATGGAATCTCGCTCTGAAGTGGCAGGAAAACGAAAAGACGGTAGTGAGTTTCCGGCCGGTGCAAGTGTGTCAAAGCAAAATATCGCAGGCCACCCGATGTATACCGTCATCATGCGTGAAATGACCCTGCAGAGAGCGGCCGAAAAGGCACTGATCAATGAAAAGGAGGAGCAAGCAGCACTTATAAAACAGCTGCAAGAGGCACAGGCGCAGCTACTACAATCAGAAAAGATGGCAAGTATTGGACAACTGGCAGCCGGTGTTGCCCATGAGATAAATAATCCAGTCGGTTATATCACATCTAATATTGGTGCTCTGCGGAACTATCTCAATGATCTGTTTAAAATGCTGCAACTCTATGAACAGTGCGAACAGATGATCAGTGATGATGCATCTGCTGATGAGATAATCAGACTAAAGAAAGAGTTGGATCTTGACTAA
- a CDS encoding PAS domain-containing protein, giving the protein MDWDVDTGVIVLSERVAPMLGLQQGVSTITLEDLQNTLHPDDRAVMLAGIDECLSQGVEYDQEHRVLWSDGSERWLHMRGDVIRDTQGDARQMLGMVEDITRRKRIESELSVNNSVLKQTIIQLNETKEEYLQSESRLRSILDIAPEAIIVLMKVSMLWSSIKG; this is encoded by the coding sequence ATGGACTGGGATGTTGATACCGGAGTGATCGTGCTCTCTGAACGCGTTGCCCCAATGTTGGGACTGCAACAGGGTGTCTCTACCATCACACTTGAGGATTTACAGAATACCTTGCATCCAGATGATCGAGCTGTGATGTTAGCAGGTATAGATGAGTGTCTGTCGCAGGGCGTTGAGTACGATCAAGAGCACCGCGTTTTGTGGTCTGACGGGAGCGAGCGCTGGTTGCATATGCGTGGTGACGTAATACGAGATACTCAAGGTGATGCACGTCAGATGCTGGGCATGGTTGAGGATATAACGCGAAGAAAACGAATAGAGTCTGAGTTGTCTGTCAATAATTCGGTTTTAAAGCAGACGATAATCCAACTTAATGAGACTAAAGAGGAGTATCTGCAGAGTGAGTCGAGATTACGAAGTATTCTTGATATTGCGCCAGAGGCGATAATTGTTTTGATGAAAGTCAGCATGTTGTGGTCTTCAATAAAGGGCTGA
- a CDS encoding PAS domain-containing protein gives MRGANDGIWDWDLTSNEIYFSRRWKEMLGYADDELEIALSIGAISCTLTISGAFSIWADYMEGEREQFEIEYRLKRKDGNYAWIHCRGLASRAQDGGSVRLTGSHTDISQRIEALEELKAEKAEERRLLDKLQLAQDELILSEERLRISLVLPILARWTGMLIPE, from the coding sequence GTGCGAGGAGCCAATGATGGTATCTGGGATTGGGATCTTACTTCTAACGAGATCTACTTTTCGAGACGCTGGAAAGAGATGCTTGGATATGCGGATGATGAGTTAGAAATAGCTTTGTCGATTGGCGCGATCTCGTGCACGCTAACGATCTCGGGCGCTTTCTCTATCTGGGCTGACTATATGGAGGGTGAGCGCGAACAGTTTGAAATTGAATATCGTCTGAAACGAAAAGATGGAAACTACGCATGGATCCACTGTCGTGGATTGGCAAGTCGTGCGCAGGATGGTGGTTCTGTACGGCTGACGGGCTCTCACACCGATATATCTCAACGTATTGAGGCGCTAGAGGAGTTAAAGGCAGAGAAGGCGGAGGAGCGACGGTTACTCGACAAACTGCAGTTGGCACAAGATGAGCTAATCCTCAGTGAAGAGAGGCTTCGTATAAGTCTGGTTTTGCCAATATTGGCACGATGGACTGGGATGTTGATACCGGAGTGA
- a CDS encoding response regulator encodes MMPSWSDSASRRRAIDLGADDFIAKPIDPTELETRVKSLLRISLYQQSLNNLNSELERKVQQRTEHLERALKHVEEAWEQNKLAYRETVMRLGLAAEFKDRCTATHL; translated from the coding sequence ATGATGCCCTCCTGGTCAGATAGCGCCAGCAGGCGTCGTGCAATCGACCTTGGTGCCGATGACTTTATTGCTAAACCTATCGATCCAACCGAGTTGGAAACACGAGTCAAGTCACTGTTGCGCATTAGTCTCTATCAACAAAGTCTAAATAATCTTAATAGTGAGTTAGAACGCAAGGTTCAGCAAAGAACTGAGCACCTTGAGCGGGCATTGAAGCATGTCGAGGAGGCTTGGGAGCAGAACAAACTCGCCTATCGAGAGACTGTGATGCGTCTTGGTTTGGCCGCTGAATTCAAAGATCGCTGTACCGCTACCCATCTGTAA
- a CDS encoding response regulator: MDEEQTLTILLVEDEKPNRSAVKRLLRRQGYRFQEADNGRRGLEVVDSESIDLILLDIGMPIMDGYEFLEKFRSDEKTYLYPCA; encoded by the coding sequence ATGGATGAAGAACAGACCTTAACGATCCTTTTAGTAGAGGATGAAAAACCTAATCGTAGTGCCGTGAAACGCCTGCTAAGGCGACAGGGATACCGATTTCAGGAGGCCGACAATGGTCGACGGGGTCTTGAGGTTGTTGATAGTGAATCGATCGACCTGATCCTGCTCGATATTGGCATGCCGATAATGGATGGGTATGAATTTCTGGAGAAGTTTCGCAGCGATGAGAAAACATATCTATACCCGTGTGCATGA
- a CDS encoding HDOD domain-containing protein, translated as MVFDIYYSREYREVLYCCSENNISLREAELKVLSFDHSVIGARLAAHWKMPESIVEAIEFHHEPELSSNPKLAAVVNVANVMARRLGIGDCGDNVVPDLQPQVLSHVGMQVEDVDNLFTTTTIAELEEAASEFVTG; from the coding sequence ATGGTATTTGATATCTACTACAGTCGTGAATATCGAGAGGTGTTGTACTGTTGCAGTGAGAACAACATCTCATTAAGAGAGGCGGAGTTAAAGGTGCTCTCATTTGACCATTCAGTGATCGGTGCAAGGCTTGCCGCACACTGGAAAATGCCTGAAAGCATTGTTGAGGCGATTGAGTTTCATCACGAACCAGAATTAAGTAGCAATCCGAAGTTGGCAGCGGTAGTTAACGTCGCGAATGTCATGGCGCGGAGGTTAGGGATTGGTGATTGTGGTGATAATGTCGTGCCAGATTTACAGCCTCAGGTCTTGTCGCATGTTGGCATGCAGGTGGAGGATGTTGATAATCTCTTCACTACAACGACTATTGCTGAGCTTGAAGAGGCCGCATCGGAGTTTGTGACAGGCTGA
- a CDS encoding response regulator: MNSESPMGRTLLLVDDEENILRALVRLLRRDGYKILTADSGKAGLDILREHDVGVLLSDQRMPGMSGSEFLAEVRKLYPETVRMVLSGYTDLSSVTNAINHGSIYRFLSKPWEDDLLRENIKDAFQHQELASENVRLAAELKHANELLEGKNRELLRDVEEQMETLQINLRALDVTQEILEKLPVAVMGIGDDGTIAVANVKANQLLSRPSGMVGQSVSDVMPAELIKLFARDERVDHPVPTHLQLGEMGSVSAYCCRIGEASDGRGSILVLIENPKAQLHSVGGSIGR, encoded by the coding sequence ATGAACTCGGAGAGCCCTATGGGGAGGACATTACTACTGGTCGACGATGAGGAGAATATCCTCCGAGCCTTGGTTCGACTACTGCGACGTGATGGATACAAAATACTGACGGCTGATAGTGGTAAGGCAGGTCTTGATATATTGAGGGAGCATGATGTTGGCGTGCTCCTATCTGATCAGCGCATGCCAGGGATGTCGGGCTCTGAGTTTTTAGCCGAGGTGCGAAAGCTCTATCCAGAGACCGTGCGGATGGTTTTAAGTGGTTATACTGATCTCTCCTCAGTCACCAATGCCATAAATCATGGCTCAATCTACCGCTTTCTCAGTAAACCCTGGGAAGACGACCTGCTGAGAGAAAACATAAAAGATGCCTTTCAGCATCAGGAGCTTGCCAGTGAGAATGTTCGTCTGGCTGCTGAGCTGAAACACGCCAATGAACTACTTGAGGGGAAGAACCGAGAGCTTCTGCGAGATGTTGAGGAGCAGATGGAGACTCTACAAATCAATCTGCGTGCGCTAGATGTCACTCAGGAGATATTGGAGAAACTTCCGGTAGCTGTAATGGGAATCGGTGACGATGGCACGATTGCAGTCGCGAATGTAAAGGCAAATCAGCTGCTATCTAGACCGAGTGGGATGGTTGGACAGTCGGTGAGTGATGTGATGCCAGCAGAATTGATAAAATTATTTGCTCGAGATGAGCGAGTGGATCACCCAGTGCCAACCCATCTCCAACTTGGTGAGATGGGTTCTGTTTCAGCCTACTGCTGTCGAATCGGTGAGGCATCGGATGGCCGTGGATCGATTCTGGTTCTGATTGAAAATCCTAAGGCACAACTGCACAGCGTAGGAGGATCAATTGGGCGCTAA
- a CDS encoding diguanylate cyclase domain-containing protein, with translation MKSSLIILLTLITLSAAAEPLQLSDKERSWLNNHPVISIGIDPDWAPFEYRDQRGNYSGMAADFMALLQQRLGVKIEAARIDSWSGVIKAAKDQRIDGLAAAMKSEQRSRYLSFTSPYLNFPMVILTRVDAPFLGGIDSLGDITVAVVDGYVSHDLMESNHPELRLVPYKTIREALDALSVGEIGAFIGNLASASYAINQLGLTNLKVAAHTPYEFELGIGVRKDWPELRSILEKGLASINEEERKTIMRRWIQLQVDKGFNLHEILIVAIPIGSGIFVILLVVVIWNRRLQKEIIDRQQVEKQLRESEEQLLSSQAIAHIGTWDVDLSSMTMRWSDECFAIHGTSADAYLPAFGTYREFVVDEDRELFMLRTAAVMKGEKHEDSIEYRIKRPDGTIRLLKAYGQLFLNENKQPHRFIGVVHDITDIKMTEQALRDKSQTLQSILDNAPIGIWYQNRDGHPLFVNQDFCNALGVPESKFLSANHYSALFDDEVMQHSIITDAEALSLPGPHSSSEKIKFRDGELHDLELTKIRTTDEKNNVTGLIGLSIDVTEKRKNEALLRKQAYFDELTGLPNRTQLMQQLNKSLSQARRHDVYSALLFFDLDNFKIINDSLGHHAGDELLIEIGERLKNIVREEDTVARLGGDEFVIIASELERDPQVSADQAQQVALKVQEILQQPFMLSEHEHHLTFSIGISMFPIENEDINDILKHADTAMYRAKELGKNRISFFLPSMQQAAEERLYLQNQLRQASIKNQLSWYINLSSTLTTN, from the coding sequence GTGAAATCTTCACTAATCATTCTATTAACCCTCATCACTCTCAGCGCAGCCGCCGAACCACTGCAATTGAGTGATAAGGAGCGCTCCTGGCTCAACAACCATCCAGTCATTAGCATCGGCATTGACCCCGATTGGGCACCCTTTGAATACCGTGACCAGCGGGGCAACTACAGTGGCATGGCGGCAGATTTTATGGCGCTATTACAACAACGACTCGGGGTTAAGATTGAAGCGGCTCGGATAGATAGTTGGTCAGGTGTCATCAAGGCAGCCAAAGATCAGCGCATTGATGGTCTCGCTGCCGCCATGAAGTCCGAGCAACGCAGCCGTTATCTCAGCTTCACCTCCCCCTACCTCAACTTTCCGATGGTCATCCTGACCCGCGTTGATGCACCGTTCCTTGGCGGGATAGATAGCCTGGGAGACATCACCGTCGCGGTGGTCGACGGTTATGTTAGTCATGATTTAATGGAGTCAAACCACCCTGAGCTCCGTCTCGTCCCCTACAAAACTATTCGTGAAGCACTGGACGCCCTCTCGGTGGGAGAGATCGGAGCCTTTATCGGCAATCTCGCCTCGGCTAGTTACGCTATCAATCAGCTTGGCCTCACCAATCTCAAAGTAGCTGCCCACACACCCTACGAATTTGAGCTTGGCATCGGTGTCCGAAAGGATTGGCCAGAACTGCGTTCCATTCTGGAGAAGGGTCTAGCGAGCATTAACGAAGAGGAACGCAAAACAATTATGCGACGCTGGATTCAGCTACAGGTTGATAAAGGCTTCAATCTGCACGAGATCCTGATCGTCGCAATACCCATAGGTTCTGGCATCTTTGTGATTTTACTTGTGGTCGTAATCTGGAACCGACGTCTACAGAAAGAGATCATTGATCGTCAACAGGTTGAAAAGCAACTACGTGAAAGCGAAGAGCAGCTTCTAAGCTCCCAGGCTATTGCTCACATTGGCACATGGGATGTTGACCTCTCTTCAATGACAATGCGTTGGAGCGATGAGTGCTTTGCCATACACGGTACATCCGCTGACGCATACCTACCGGCCTTCGGTACATACAGGGAATTTGTCGTCGATGAAGATCGCGAACTCTTCATGCTCCGAACAGCAGCGGTGATGAAAGGAGAAAAACATGAGGATTCGATCGAATATCGAATCAAACGTCCCGATGGAACAATTCGTCTGCTCAAGGCCTATGGCCAGCTTTTCCTTAATGAGAATAAACAACCGCACCGTTTTATCGGTGTGGTACATGACATCACCGATATTAAGATGACCGAGCAGGCGCTGCGCGACAAATCTCAAACCTTGCAGTCGATACTCGACAACGCACCGATCGGTATCTGGTATCAAAACCGTGACGGCCATCCGCTGTTTGTAAACCAGGACTTTTGTAATGCCCTTGGCGTTCCTGAGTCGAAATTTCTTTCCGCCAACCACTACAGCGCGCTGTTTGATGATGAGGTAATGCAACACAGCATCATCACCGATGCAGAGGCGTTATCGCTGCCTGGGCCTCACAGTTCGAGTGAAAAGATAAAATTCCGTGATGGTGAACTTCACGACCTGGAACTCACCAAGATTCGCACCACTGACGAAAAAAACAACGTCACCGGATTGATCGGTCTGAGCATCGATGTCACCGAAAAACGCAAAAACGAGGCACTTCTTCGCAAGCAGGCCTACTTCGATGAGCTAACCGGGCTGCCGAACCGTACTCAACTGATGCAGCAGCTCAACAAGTCACTTTCACAGGCGCGTCGTCACGATGTTTATTCAGCCCTGCTCTTCTTTGACCTCGACAATTTCAAGATCATTAACGATTCACTCGGTCACCACGCCGGTGACGAATTACTGATCGAAATCGGTGAGCGACTGAAAAATATCGTGCGTGAGGAGGATACCGTCGCCCGCCTCGGTGGTGATGAGTTTGTCATTATCGCCAGCGAGCTGGAGCGCGATCCTCAGGTCTCTGCTGATCAGGCGCAACAGGTGGCCCTCAAAGTCCAGGAAATTCTGCAGCAGCCCTTTATGCTCAGCGAGCACGAACACCATCTCACCTTCAGTATTGGTATCAGCATGTTTCCGATCGAAAACGAGGATATCAACGACATCCTCAAGCATGCAGATACCGCTATGTACCGCGCCAAAGAGCTGGGTAAAAACCGTATCAGCTTCTTCCTGCCCAGTATGCAGCAGGCTGCTGAAGAGCGTCTCTACCTACAGAATCAACTTCGACAGGCAAGTATCAAGAATCAGCTGAGCTGGTATATCAACCTCAGTTCAACGTTGACCACCAACTAA
- a CDS encoding putative bifunctional diguanylate cyclase/phosphodiesterase, whose product MPRACCAGITLRWGGISPARFIPLAEESGLIIDIGIWVLREACCRLKQWNIDGIRLPMVSVNVSPRQFHQSDFVDQIKSIIKESEIDPRLLELELTEGILVENATEVSAKMQTLKRMGVRFAIDDFGTGYSSLAYLKRMPLDRLKIDQSFVRDITTDTSDALIVETIISMASHLELEVIAEGVEYENELNFLRDKGCLNYQGYYFSKPLSRADFDQLLNES is encoded by the coding sequence GTGCCGAGAGCCTGCTGCGCTGGAATCACCCTGAGATGGGGGGGCATCTCTCCCGCTCGATTTATCCCGCTCGCTGAGGAGTCGGGACTAATTATCGATATCGGGATTTGGGTACTTCGTGAGGCGTGTTGCAGACTCAAACAGTGGAACATCGATGGCATTCGGCTGCCAATGGTGTCGGTCAACGTCAGTCCACGCCAGTTCCACCAGAGTGATTTTGTCGACCAGATCAAGTCAATCATCAAAGAGAGCGAGATCGATCCACGCCTGTTGGAGCTGGAGCTCACTGAAGGAATACTGGTCGAGAATGCCACCGAGGTCTCGGCGAAGATGCAGACACTCAAGCGTATGGGCGTACGCTTTGCCATCGATGACTTCGGCACCGGCTACTCCTCACTGGCCTACCTCAAACGGATGCCTCTAGACCGGCTTAAGATCGACCAATCCTTTGTACGTGATATCACTACTGACACCAGCGATGCTCTGATCGTCGAGACCATTATCTCCATGGCGAGTCATCTCGAATTAGAGGTTATCGCGGAGGGGGTAGAGTACGAAAATGAGTTAAATTTCCTGCGTGACAAGGGGTGTCTCAACTATCAGGGCTACTACTTCAGCAAGCCCCTCTCTCGCGCTGACTTTGATCAGCTACTCAATGAGAGCTAA
- the nfo gene encoding deoxyribonuclease IV yields MKYIGAHVSASGGVENAPLNAEKIGAKAFALFTKNQRQWKAKPLTEKSINAFKENLDKVGIAPEHVLPHDSYLINLGHAEPEALTKSRDAFLDEMQRCEQLGLKLLNFHPGAHLGKISEEQSLAIVSESINVTLEQSNDVVAVIENTAGQGTTLGYSFDHLAAIIDGVEDKSRVGVCLDTCHTFTAGYDLRTEEACEKTFNEFDKLVGFKYLRGMHLNDSKPELGSRVDRHHSLGMGHIGWECFRYIMNNDNFNDIPMVLETIDDTIWDQEIRELYALEA; encoded by the coding sequence GTGAAATATATCGGAGCCCATGTGAGCGCCAGCGGCGGTGTTGAGAATGCACCGCTTAATGCCGAGAAGATCGGAGCAAAGGCCTTTGCCCTCTTCACCAAGAACCAGCGTCAGTGGAAGGCCAAGCCTCTCACTGAGAAGAGCATCAACGCCTTCAAAGAGAACCTCGACAAAGTCGGTATCGCCCCCGAGCATGTACTGCCGCACGACAGCTACCTGATCAACCTGGGCCACGCCGAACCTGAAGCGCTAACCAAGTCGCGCGACGCCTTTCTTGATGAGATGCAACGCTGCGAACAGCTCGGACTCAAACTGCTCAATTTCCACCCCGGCGCCCACCTGGGAAAGATCAGCGAAGAGCAGAGCCTTGCCATCGTCTCAGAGTCGATCAACGTCACACTGGAACAGTCAAACGATGTCGTGGCCGTAATTGAAAACACCGCCGGTCAGGGCACCACACTCGGCTACAGCTTCGACCATCTCGCTGCGATCATTGATGGCGTTGAGGATAAGTCACGTGTTGGTGTCTGTCTCGATACCTGTCACACCTTCACCGCCGGTTACGACCTGCGTACCGAAGAGGCGTGTGAGAAGACCTTTAACGAATTCGACAAACTGGTCGGTTTTAAATATCTACGCGGCATGCACCTCAATGACTCCAAACCAGAACTCGGTTCACGTGTCGATCGCCACCACAGCCTTGGTATGGGTCACATCGGCTGGGAGTGTTTCCGCTACATCATGAACAACGATAACTTCAATGATATTCCTATGGTTCTGGAGACGATCGATGACACCATCTGGGATCAGGAGATTCGCGAGCTCTACGCCCTTGAGGCCTGA
- the cmoA gene encoding carboxy-S-adenosyl-L-methionine synthase CmoA, whose amino-acid sequence MSQRDAIFNQPQSMIVDFQFDENVASVFPDMIRRSVPGYGEIIALLGLFAEQYVTDGSKIYDLGCSLGAATLSLRRRIKASDCRIIAIDNSEAMTERCHENVDHDLAATPVEIHCADIRQVEINNASLVVINFTLQFLPPDERLELLQKIHRGLNPGGVLVLSEKLHFNESEIARFHEQMHIAFKRANGYSELEISQKRAALEQVLIPDTFELHQQRLSTAGFSCSEQWFQAFNFTSLIAFK is encoded by the coding sequence ATGAGTCAGCGCGACGCTATATTTAACCAACCGCAATCGATGATCGTCGACTTTCAATTCGACGAGAATGTCGCTTCGGTCTTTCCCGATATGATTCGCCGCTCGGTCCCTGGCTATGGGGAGATTATTGCCCTGCTCGGCCTCTTCGCCGAGCAGTACGTTACCGATGGCAGCAAGATCTACGATCTCGGCTGCTCGCTCGGAGCAGCGACACTTTCACTCCGTCGACGTATCAAGGCGAGTGACTGTCGAATCATCGCCATTGATAACTCTGAGGCGATGACCGAACGATGCCATGAGAATGTTGATCATGATCTGGCTGCGACACCGGTGGAGATTCACTGTGCCGACATTCGTCAAGTCGAGATCAACAATGCCTCACTGGTAGTGATTAACTTCACCCTGCAGTTCCTCCCCCCAGATGAGCGACTTGAGCTGTTACAGAAGATCCACCGGGGACTCAACCCGGGCGGCGTTCTGGTTCTATCCGAAAAGCTCCATTTCAATGAGAGCGAGATTGCACGTTTTCATGAACAGATGCATATCGCCTTTAAACGCGCCAACGGCTACTCGGAGCTTGAGATCAGTCAAAAACGCGCCGCACTGGAACAGGTATTGATTCCTGACACCTTTGAGCTTCACCAACAGCGACTTTCTACGGCAGGCTTTAGTTGCAGCGAGCAGTGGTTTCAAGCCTTTAACTTCACCTCTCTGATTGCCTTCAAATGA